DNA from Fibrobacter sp. UWH6:
GCGATAGCGACGCCTTGCTGTTCAAGGTCCGTATGCAGGGGCCGCAAGTGGCTTGCCACACAGGAGCCCGCAGCTGCTTCTTCAAGGTCTGCGAAAAATAGCGGAGAGTATAAAGGATAGAGGATAAAGGTTTTTTGTTTTGAGCAATCCCCCCCCATCATTCCTTGAATCCACTAGAAATAAAATCAAGCAAAACGGCTGGAAGCGATTGCTTCTTGCTGTTTCGGGCGGTCTGGACTCCATCTGCCTCGCCCACTTTTTTGTAACCCACAAAGCAGACCTCGGCATTGAATGGCTGGGAATTGCCCATGTGCATCATGGGCTGCGAGAAGGAACGGCAGATCGGGATGCTGAATTTGTTAAGGTTTTTGCCGCACAAAACCAGAGCCAATTTTTTTTAGGAACGTTGGATGGAGAAGCGTTAAAAGCCGCAGAGGGTTCGTTAGAAAATAACGCACGGGATGCCCGCTATGATGCATTGCGGAAATTCGCCCACGAGAACCGCGCCGACGCCATCGTTACCGCCCACCACGCCGGAGACCAGGCGGAAACCGTGTACCTCAGGTTACGTCGCGGAGTAAGCCTGGCAGGATTGCAGGGCATCCAGAGCGTTCGCCTGCTAGCAACCGACACGGACCTCCCCCATGAAGCGGTTTTCCTTTACCGCCCCTTTCTTGACGTTTCCCGCAAGGAACTGCAGGAATACGCCCGCGATAATAATCTGGACTGGTGTGAAGATGAAAGCAATTCCGACGTAAAGTTCACCCGCAACCAGATTCGGCACGAAGCACTCCCCACCCTAGAAAAATTGCATCCCGGGGCCACAAGTCAGCTGGTCCGGATTGCGTCAAAAACTGTTTCCGCCTACGAAAGGATCTTGACTATTGCAGACAAGCTATTCCTACCGCTTGTCATTTCAAGGGATGACGGCCTTACCCTCGACACCAAAAAAGGAAAGATTTCCCTAAAGAATGGAATGGACGAAATTTTCCGTTTATGGCTGGATCGTCAAGGCTACCGATTCCCCGTAGGAACCTTCAAGGGCAAGGCCCTGCTCAACGACATCAGGAACCTCTCTTACCGCACCCGATTCATCGAGAAAAAACGCAATATTATCAGAATTTGCGAGAAGAAGGCCTCAGCAGACATTTAATAATTTGTATTTTGTCGGTGTACGAAATTTTTTGAACTATTCTAAAGGGAAAGTATGAGTCAACGCCCCGGCAAAAGTGGAAAGCCCACGCCCCCATACAAGAACAAGAACTTTATCATCCTTATCGTGATGATCCTGTTGCTATTCATTATGTTCCCCCTGGCAGGGAAAAATGAAGAAGCCAACATGACCCGCACGGAATTCCTGGCCATGATGGGAGATTCCACCAAGGTCATTACGGAACTGAGCCTGCAGAAGACCAAGGATGGCATCATCATCGAAGGCGCCCGCGAAATGACTGCCGAAGAGCAGGCCGCCGCGAAAAAGAGTCAGAGCGTGATCGCCCGCTTCGCCAAGAACGAAGATACAGGCAAGACCAAGCATTTCGTCAGCCACATGCTGGACGTCACCAACGAGCAGATTACCGCCTGGGAAGTTTTCAAGGGAGTCAAGGTCAAGGTCATCCACGAAGAATCCTCCTGGATGGATACCCTGGTGGCATTCATGCCGGCAATCCTCCTGATTGTGTTCTTCTACTTTATGATGAGCCGTCAGATGGGCGGTGGCGGCAAGAACCCCTTCGCCTTCGGCAAGAGCCAGGCCCGCCAGCTGGACGTAAAGAAGAAGACCTTGTTTACCGACGTCGCAGGCTGTGACGAAGCCAAGCAGGACTTGCAGGAACTTGTAGAATTCCTTAAGGATCCCAAAAAGTTTGACGCACTTGGTGGACGTATCCCCAAGGGTGCATTGTTGGTAGGCCCTCCGGGTACCGGTAAGACTTTGCTGGCCCGCGCCGTTGCCGGCGAAGCTGGAGTCCCCTTCTTTAGCATGAGTGGTTCCGACTTCGTGGAAATGTTCGTGGGCGTGGGTGCTAGCCGAGTCCGTGATCTTTTTGAAAACGGAAAGAAGAATGCTCCCTGTATTTTGTTCATCGATGAAATTGATGCCGTCGGTCGTCAGCGTGGTGCAGGCCTTGGTGGCGGACACGACGAACGCGAACAGACCTTGAACCAGTTGCTGGTGGAAATGGATGGCTTTACCGCCAACGAAGGCGTGATCCTCATTGCAGCCACCAACCGCCCCGATGTTCTGGACAAGGCTTTGCTCCGTCCGGGTCGTTTCGACCGTCAGATCGTAGTGGGACTGCCTGACCTGAAGGGTCGTGAAGAAATTCTTCGCGTCCACCTGAAGAAGCGCAAGGTGCCTCTGGCAGACGATGTGGATATCAAGGCTGTTGCAAAGGGCACTCCGGGACTTGCCGGTGCAGACCTGGAAAACCTGGTGAACGAAGCCGCCTTGATGGCCGCCCGCTTCAACAACAAGAAGGTGACCATGCTGGACTTCGAGGAAGCCCGCGACAAGCTTTCTATGGGAGCGGAACGCAGAACCCTCCTCATGACCGACGAGGAAAAGCGCCATACCGCCTACCACGAAGCAGGCCACGCCCTTATGACCTTGCTGTGCAAGCATTCCGACCCGCTGCACAAGATTACCATTATCCCCCGCGGTCGCGCCCTTGGCGTAACCATGAGCCTGCCGGAACGAGACCAGGTTTCTTACAGCCGCGAATACGCCGAAGAACGCATCATGATCATGATGTCCGGCCGTCTGGCAGAACTGGTATTCTTCAACCATCAGAGCACCGGCGCCTCCAACGATATCCAGCGCGCCACGGAACTGGCCCGCAAGATGGTGACCGAATGGGGCTTCGACGATGAAATCGGTCCTGTTTGCTATAGCCGCGCCGATGGCGAAGTGTTCCTGGGTCGCGAAATCAGCAAGCCTAAGGAAATGTCCGAAATGATGGCCCAGAAGATCGACCAGGCTGTTAACGGACTGATCAAGCGTCTGGATGCAGAAGCCAAGAAGCTGATTGAAGAAAACAAGGACAAGCTGATCGACCTGGCCGAAGCCCTCTTCGAATTCGAAGTTCTGGACCGCGAAGAAATCGACCGCGTCATGGCTGGCGAAAAGCTGGAAGGCACCAAGAAGAGCCGCCAGTACAAGGCCATGGAAGAAATGGCTGCCAAGAAGAAGGCCGAAGACACTCCGCCTCCCGACCCCGGTGCACAGCCTCCTGTTGCTCCCGCAAGTGACGCTCCCGTTGAAGCAGTGAAGCCTGCCCCGGCTACCGGTTCCGAAACCGCCAGCGACAGCAGCTCCCAGTCCGCTGAAGTTCCAGCCGAAGCAGCCAAAGCCTCCGCTGAAACCACAGCCAGTGCAACTGCCGAAGCAAAAGAAGAAAACTAAAAACTCTACCTCACACCTATCGACCACGAGAAGCATTTATGTTCAAGTCCGTTCTTAGCAAGTCCCGCGCCTTACCTTGGAAAATCGGCGACCAGGTTCTCTCCTGCCAGCCCTCCCCTCTCATTATGGGAATCGTCAACGTAACGCCGGATAGTTTCTTTGACGGAGGACAGCATAACACTCTAGACGCCGCCTTCCAGCATTCCATGAAGTTGCTCCAGGAAGGGGCTGTCATTCTGGACATCGGTGGCGAAAGCAGCCGTCCGGGAAGCGCTCCCGTAAGCGTACAGGAAGAACTGGACCGAGTCTGCCCGCTGGTAGAACGTCTGGCCAAGTTCGCTAAAAACAGCGACGCCCCCACCTTCTACATGTCCGTCGATACGGTGAAGTCCAAGGTCGCCCAGGAGACCATGAATCTTGGCGCCCACATCATCAACGACATCAGCGCCTGCGCCATGGACAAGGACATGCCTGCAGTCGTTGCAAAGACTGGAGCCAGTGTGGTGCTGAACCACATGCGCGGAAACTTCGGAACCATGCAGCAGGACTTCAAGCCCTACGAGAACGTGGTACAGGAAGTCCGCGAAGAACTGCTGGCCCAGGCAAAGCTCCTTCTGGACTTGGGCGTCGAACCTCAGAAAATCTGTCTGGATCCGGGCATCGGATTCGGCAAAACGGTACAGGACAACATCGACCTGATGAAGTCCGTGGAAGACATGCTGGAAGACGGCTACCCCGTTCTGATCGGCACCTCCCGCAAATCCTACATCGGCAAGATGGCGGGGCTCGAAACCAGCGACCGACTGATCCCCACCGTTACTGCAGGCATTGTGGCAGCCCTGGGCGGTGCAAGTATCATCCGCGTCCACGATGTAAAGGAAGCCAAGGAATCCATGCTCTATCTGGAGGGCATGAATGGTTCTGTTTAAACTGTTCGACATCATCGATGTCCGTATGGCGGACATCCTTGACGTCCTCTTGATTTCAATTATCCTCTACTACATCTTTTTGCTGTTCCGCGGAACCCGCGCAGCCCAGATGCTCTTTGGCGGATTGCTGTTGATCCTCGCCTGGATTATCGCCCAGTGGTGGGAACTGCACACCGTCGTGTGGCTCATCAGTAACCTGGCCACCCTGGGAATTATCGCCGTGGTGATCTTGTTCCAGCCCGAAATCCGAAGCGCGCTGACCCGAATCGGTATCGCAGCCAGTAAGCTGGACCTCCACAATTTCTTCTTCCACGCCAGCGGCCTGGATGACATTACCAAGACTATCGCCGCCGCAGTCCAGGACCTGGCAAAGACCCGCACCGGTGCGTTGATCGTTCTCGAGAAGCGAGTGGGCCTCAGGAACTACGCCGACACCGGTGAAATTCTCGACGCACGCATTAGCGCCCGACTCCTCCGCGCCCTGTTCTTCCCCAACTCCGCCCTTCATGACGGTGCCGTTATCGTAAACAGCAAGCGCATTGTTGCAGCAGGCTGTATCCTCCCCATGCCCACCGGCAACGCCGAAAAGGAAGCGGGCTACGGCATGCGCCACCGCGCCGCAAAAGCTCTGGCCGCCGAATGTGACGCCCTGGTCATCGTGGTCTCCGAAGAAACGGGCTACATCTCCATCGCCTACAGAAACTCCCTGCGCCGAAACATCAGCGTCCAGGAACTGAAGCAGGAAATCATCCGCCACTGGGGCGAACTCTTTAACGACGTTCGTGAAACCGGTAAGACGGAAGCCGCCGCAGAAAAAGCAGAATAAAGAAAGGAATTAAAGCATCATGGCAGAGAATCAAGAAAACAAGGGCACCGAAAGCAAATCTAGCCGCAAGAAAAGAAACGTTGTCGTACTCGTACTCATGTTCCTTTTGTTGGTCTGCCTTTTTATTGTGCAGTGCCACCTGGACCAGATGAAGCAGGAAGCCCTGGCCAAGGAACAGGAAACCGCCCTTGAAATGCAGCGTCGCCGCACCCTTGATAGCCTCCGTCAGCTGGAGCAGATGCGCGCAGACTCCATCCGCAGGGCCGATAGTCTCGCCGCCCTCGTAGTGGATACCGTTCCTGCCGACACTACC
Protein-coding regions in this window:
- the cdaA gene encoding diadenylate cyclase CdaA, whose amino-acid sequence is MVLFKLFDIIDVRMADILDVLLISIILYYIFLLFRGTRAAQMLFGGLLLILAWIIAQWWELHTVVWLISNLATLGIIAVVILFQPEIRSALTRIGIAASKLDLHNFFFHASGLDDITKTIAAAVQDLAKTRTGALIVLEKRVGLRNYADTGEILDARISARLLRALFFPNSALHDGAVIVNSKRIVAAGCILPMPTGNAEKEAGYGMRHRAAKALAAECDALVIVVSEETGYISIAYRNSLRRNISVQELKQEIIRHWGELFNDVRETGKTEAAAEKAE
- the folP gene encoding dihydropteroate synthase; protein product: MFKSVLSKSRALPWKIGDQVLSCQPSPLIMGIVNVTPDSFFDGGQHNTLDAAFQHSMKLLQEGAVILDIGGESSRPGSAPVSVQEELDRVCPLVERLAKFAKNSDAPTFYMSVDTVKSKVAQETMNLGAHIINDISACAMDKDMPAVVAKTGASVVLNHMRGNFGTMQQDFKPYENVVQEVREELLAQAKLLLDLGVEPQKICLDPGIGFGKTVQDNIDLMKSVEDMLEDGYPVLIGTSRKSYIGKMAGLETSDRLIPTVTAGIVAALGGASIIRVHDVKEAKESMLYLEGMNGSV
- the ftsH gene encoding ATP-dependent zinc metalloprotease FtsH, with the translated sequence MSQRPGKSGKPTPPYKNKNFIILIVMILLLFIMFPLAGKNEEANMTRTEFLAMMGDSTKVITELSLQKTKDGIIIEGAREMTAEEQAAAKKSQSVIARFAKNEDTGKTKHFVSHMLDVTNEQITAWEVFKGVKVKVIHEESSWMDTLVAFMPAILLIVFFYFMMSRQMGGGGKNPFAFGKSQARQLDVKKKTLFTDVAGCDEAKQDLQELVEFLKDPKKFDALGGRIPKGALLVGPPGTGKTLLARAVAGEAGVPFFSMSGSDFVEMFVGVGASRVRDLFENGKKNAPCILFIDEIDAVGRQRGAGLGGGHDEREQTLNQLLVEMDGFTANEGVILIAATNRPDVLDKALLRPGRFDRQIVVGLPDLKGREEILRVHLKKRKVPLADDVDIKAVAKGTPGLAGADLENLVNEAALMAARFNNKKVTMLDFEEARDKLSMGAERRTLLMTDEEKRHTAYHEAGHALMTLLCKHSDPLHKITIIPRGRALGVTMSLPERDQVSYSREYAEERIMIMMSGRLAELVFFNHQSTGASNDIQRATELARKMVTEWGFDDEIGPVCYSRADGEVFLGREISKPKEMSEMMAQKIDQAVNGLIKRLDAEAKKLIEENKDKLIDLAEALFEFEVLDREEIDRVMAGEKLEGTKKSRQYKAMEEMAAKKKAEDTPPPDPGAQPPVAPASDAPVEAVKPAPATGSETASDSSSQSAEVPAEAAKASAETTASATAEAKEEN
- the tilS gene encoding tRNA lysidine(34) synthetase TilS gives rise to the protein MLLAVSGGLDSICLAHFFVTHKADLGIEWLGIAHVHHGLREGTADRDAEFVKVFAAQNQSQFFLGTLDGEALKAAEGSLENNARDARYDALRKFAHENRADAIVTAHHAGDQAETVYLRLRRGVSLAGLQGIQSVRLLATDTDLPHEAVFLYRPFLDVSRKELQEYARDNNLDWCEDESNSDVKFTRNQIRHEALPTLEKLHPGATSQLVRIASKTVSAYERILTIADKLFLPLVISRDDGLTLDTKKGKISLKNGMDEIFRLWLDRQGYRFPVGTFKGKALLNDIRNLSYRTRFIEKKRNIIRICEKKASADI